The DNA segment AGGTTTGGATTTGTTGTTTTTGATCTCTCATGGTCGGCTCAGCGTTATATTAGGGAGGAGTAGGGTTTTCTATGTTGAAAAGTCGTACAAGCATTTAATGGGGTTGGTTGGTTACCAGAtgggagaaaaaaaaattgaatgtaCTTGTATACTTAAGTAGGAACGTTACTTATTTGTATTCAAAATTGGATTAAACTTGCAATGTAATGGGGGTGTGAATGAAACAGGCGATGGCTTACATGAGTGTGGCGGCTATAGCAGCAGCATCAGAGTCTGGTGTGATTGGAATAAGAGGCGAAGAAGAGCTGCAATGGATGAAGGTGTGCAATATGTTTGGCAAATTTTGTAACCGAGGAGCTGGAGGAGTAGCCAGCGCCATGCTTGCTTCAGTTGCAATGGTTTTGGTCTCTTGCATTTCCGCTTTTAGTCTCTTTCGCTTGTACGGTGCCACCACCCAAAGACCGCCAAACCTAGCCGTGGTGAAGTGAAAGGGTCCATTCTCTtgtctttattagtgttgaaaTGTTGTCgttaagaaaccaaaaaaaaagagagagtgaAAGTGTAGGCTAACTCTTCTTCCTTATGTTAAAATGATGATGTTCTTTGTGACATAGTATATGTAAAACTGGACCTAGTGTTCTTTGTATCAATGTGCCATTTGCTGTGATCAAAAGCAACACTCTTTATCTTTAACTAGgtccttgtccgcgctacgcgcggatagtattttgattttttttcatatttttgtactattaattttttagttttataaatgttatgtttttactgtaaatttggaattaaaaatctaattttcccttactgtaaagtaagttaatttttttgaatcttaccacaacacattatacatgaagagaatatagttggtctttatattcttatttggtgtaatactgaaaattttgatagtttgtttaaatggtttttttaaattatatattttaggattgatttttgtgactatattctataattatctaaaaaaaattatttgtcccatatagacatccacataaatatggacttctcataaatttgttcattgggatatttaggttcactttcaactttattttcctttttggcACTTTCATGCTACCTtgtggggctagccaacttggtgcaaaagggtttacaaaagctgatcgagatgcgcatgatcggacaccttttgctagactattcgtacggaattttaaagatctaggaatataagcaatagaaagtTCAAAAAATTCTTTGGATAGAGCTTGTATTTCGTCGAGCTCCGAGTCCAACGCAGACCAATCTTCTTCCTTTTGAATGAgtataaccagttgttcacagtcgattgaaagaccatctttctgtgtccaaacttcagtatcacttgcattgcccatagCAAACCTTCAGCTTCTGCCTGCAGTGGAgatttggtgcgtgtatatcAGCCATTGCTCCAAACAGCATTGGACagtcaccatccattaacacaaagcGAAGTCAAgatatgtctctttcatttatccaggatgtctagcaGAAGCGTTTTTTTGCGGAGGAACAGTTGTGTCAGTTACCTCAACTCccatatcaatctccataatctcgtctatatgttgagctatcctccaacactctgcttcaattttattcgctaGTGGGAAATACATAATTCCTACGACACtattaatgattgttttttttgtaacaccgatacggcaaacttatgtttgatttagcaaaactcttattttaattttgtgttaaataatcaatcatattttatattatccataattttagtaaatttgcttatttgtcatgtttttattaggttttagttaaatcattgatttattatttatttttagctaagtcactaatttattaatttaaaaatacccttaattaatattatatgtatatattaaaatttattttagtaatattaaatttctattttatattaaaatttagttagtttttcttatttgtcatattttattaggttttagacttttagatacgttattgatttattattaatttctaactgattcgctaatgtgttaattaaaataatactcttaatgaattttatatataattaaaaacgaattttattttaatcatataaaatttatatgttatattaatattaaataattgattctaaaataatataataaaattatcaaaaaattttaaaataagataattcttatctatattttgttgctatctgaaaataatatttttattataaaagttaaaaagatacaaaaaattatgattaaatattattcaagaaaaaatatttatgtaaagatattttctaaattatttctaagatatgagttttttaaaaaatttaacacatgatgtttagaacacgggattatgcttatgagagagtggtTCGGGAATGGGCTTCGAGATGGGTCGAATGGACTCTGAAAAtagcttattttttttaacttaagcCCACCGGATGACATGGCATCTTGGTTGGTTCATAATATTTTGTCCATGTGGtacctttaaaaaaattaggatttagttccttttatataaTAGGATTCTCTTGAGGATTTGGCTATTGCTGTccgaaacaaaatattttttggtgtgTGGCTCTTGGCCAGTATTCGAGTCATACATTATTGTTGGCGAGAATATCTACAGATAATAAATTGATTAAGAAAGCAAAATGTTTAGAAAGAAATTGTTATTTCACTCTCATAAGAAAAACATTACAATGTGCATAGATTTATATAGTGATTAAAACAAACCTAGTGTCTTAAACCAATATATACAtagtatattaaaataaatgttaatattctgtgttaaaaaaaaacaaaatgttaaCATTcgaattttataagtatattgttttgatttttttttctaatctttCCAAACTCTTCTCGATTTTCATgattttgattagtttaggtTCAGTcaagttttatttaaaagaaaaatgaaacaaTCTTCGGGCCGGTCCCATTGCTCTATATGAGTCTTGGGTTCAACCGGTGTACACGGTCACGGGTTGGTGAGTTGGAGGCAGCAATCTTCAGCACTCTTCTCCGAACGACGGTAGAGATCCTCTTCGTTCATGCTATCGGATAATTATCTCATGGGTTAGCTATCGAATTCGGGTTGTGACTCTTTGGGCAGTTGGTGGCGTTTGAGTTCTCCAGAAACTGTAAGAACCGTGTGTTTCAAGGTTTGAGGGCGTCTTTCTTTCCGGTAGCTCGCGGTGACTGAAAGCTCTCTCTGTTATCGACTCGCTTCTTGTTCCTTCACGCTAAAATTAAAGTATTGTCCTAAGTCAGCTTCTCCCTTCttcattttgttatttcattGCTTAGATcctttttgtttagtttattttcctATTTCTATTACTAGTTTGCtttgtatttttgtaaaaaaattgaaattttggtataataatttaacattttaccaaaaaaaaaaaacgaaaaacatTTCTTTGTGTGTTCTGATCTGCTGTACATCGACTTATCTTGCAACTCTAATTATATTTAGGGCCCCTTCTTtgcaatataaatattaaaaaggacCGGTATGTAATTTACGTTTTTGACTATTCAATCCCTTTTTAGGTTACGAGTCCTTTTTCTTACTTCGTTCGTCGATCTGATCGAACCCAGGTCGGAACTTGAAAGTTAGAACCACAGGAAGACGAAAAACTCCTTCGACAAGCCGTTCTTGATTCTCTAGCCACCAATCCTCAATTGTTGTCCCCTTTTGGTTTGTGATTCTGCTATTTTCATCATCGTCTCCAAAGCTGAGTAGCTATGTCGGATAAGTTCTCACCGACCTTAAGACTGGGAGATCTCAACGATTTCATTGCTCCGTCTCAAGCCTGTGTCATCTCTCTCAAAGGCTCAAAAAAGCCCCTCGACAAGAAGCCTGATCGTCCCCAGGTTGCTTCTTCAAAAGCATGTCTACTTTTATATCTCCACCAGCTAAAAGTTTGCTTCTTTGTGCTCTTGAAGGTTGTTCTTACTCCAAAACAGCAGCTTGAACCCGTCAAAATCTCTCTCAAGGATTGCTTGGCTTGCAGGTATGTTATCTCTCTCTGCTCTTGAGTTAGtcttaagactttaaaaatgtaatggtgttttgttttttttttgatgcaGCGGATGCATCACATCGGCTGAGACAGTTATGCTTGAGAAGCAAAGCTTAGACGAGTTCCTCTCTGCTCTTACCAAAGGCAAAGACGTGATCGTCTCCCTTTCTCCGCAGTCCAGAGCCTCCATTGCTGTTCACTACGATATCTCTCCTCTTCAGGTTTTCAAGAAGCTAACTACGTTCTTAAAGTCTCTCGGAGTTAAAGCTGTGTTTGATACGAGCTGTAGCAGAGACTTGGTGCTTATCGAAGCTTGTAATGAGTTTGTGAACCGTTTCAAGCAAGCTAGTTCTGATGACGGTGAAAATGCTCAGTCCCCTCTCCCTATACTTTCCTCCGCGTGTCCTGGTAAGACAGCTTCACTACTTTGACTTACTCGAATGTGGCAAATCATGTGAGAGGAAATGTTCTTTGTTTGGTTGAATCAAAGGTTGGATATGTTATGCTGAAAAGACGCTTGGCTCATTTGTTCTGCCGTATGTCTCTTCTGTTAAGAGTCCTCAGCAAGCTATTGGAGCTGCCATCAAACACCATTTATGTCAAGCGTTGGGACTCAGGTATTCTCTTGAAACTCTGGTTATACTTTCGTACATTGTCGGGTACATTGTTGACCCATCTATTGGAACTAGGCTGGAGGAGATTTACCATGTGACTGTGATGCCCTGCTACGATAAGAAGCTAGAGGCAGCGAGAGACGACTTTGTCTTTGGCGATAACCTGACGGAAGTTGATTCCGTGCTAACAACCGGTGAAATTTTGGATTTATTAAAGGTGATAAAGATTAGACTAAACCATGTCCTTCTTCTTATCTTTGCTTCCTTCCTTCAAGCAGAAAATGTGAATATGGTTTCTGGTTTTATCATGATGTGTTGTAGTTGAAAGGAGTCGACTTTAAAGATCTGGAGGAATCTCCACTCGACAGATTGTAAGAAGGATCATTATTATTTGCTCTTCTTTCCTTCAGGGTGATGGATTCATGTTTGGTAAACATTTAACAGGCTGACGAATGTTACTGAGGAAGGACATCTTTATGGTGTAGCTGGAAGTTCTGGTGGTTACGCAGAAACAATATTCAGACATGCGGCAAAAGCACTGTTCGGACACACTATTGAAGGTCCTCTTGAGTTCAAAACTCTCAGAAACTCTGATTTTCGTGAATTGACTCTTGAAGTAAGTTCCTAGAGACGGACAATAACGACGATTTATCTCATTagtcctgttttttttttttgttgtctcaCGTTCTTTGTCTTTTAACTCTTCTTGAAGTTGGAAGGTAAAACAGTGCTGAAATTCGCAACATGTTACGGTTTCCAGAACCTTCAGAACATTGTCCGGAAACTGAAAACACGGAAGTGCGATTATCAGTATGTAGAGATTATGGCGTGCCCTGCAGGtccatcttctcttctttgCAAAACCGTACTTGGGAAGAAATCACTTTGTTTGTGTTGTGTTATTAACAATGCCCAAAATGCTTTATATAAACAGGTTGCCTGAATGGTGGTGGACAGATTAAGCCAAAGACGGGACAGACTCCGAAAGAACTGATCAACTCACTAGAAGCTACGTATATGAATGATACTGTAAGCTTCCCTGCAGTCTCATCATTCCTTTTATTGTTTAAGCAAGCTTAGATATAAACCTTCACTTTTTGGATCCAGGCTTTGAGTACAGATCCTTTCCAGAATCCAATTGCCAAGAGACTGTACGATGAGTGGCTTCACGAGCCTAGTTCCAGCGAGGCAAAGAAGTACTTGCACACTCAGTACCATGCGGTCGTTAAAAGCGTTACAGCGCAGCTCAACAACTGGTAGACAAACCGTATGTGTTTGAAATTTTGACCGAGAAGGGAGCAAAGACGGTCTGGTAGACTGTCTTGTCTGTACCAGTGAACTCtggtttttgtgtttttttaaactttatgtAATATATAGGAAATGAGTGAGAGGCTCCCTACTCAAGTAGTCTTATATGTAAAAGACAAATCTCAACATTTGACATAAAGAACAAATACACACTCCTAAGCCATATCTTGTTTTGGTTGGCTAGTGATAGTACATTGATACAACCTCAATAACAACACTATTACACTTTTAAAAAGCAACTACTACTGTGCGAGAGAGGTGAGGAGCTTGTCCTTCAGCTGCTCAGCGGTGCAGCCACCTTGAGGCCGGAGTGTAAATGTATGAACCACACCCTCCTCTGTTACAGCCACGTTGGCATCATGAGGCGTGACTTCATTCTCCTTAAACACTTGTATCACCTTCGAAACCGGATGATTCTCCAACGGACAGCTTACTCTAACCACCGCATCATCCTGCCTCTGTTGATAATCAACCTCTGCCGGAGTAATCTGATTACTCTCCCTCCTCTTCATCACCTGCTTCTCCGTTTCGTACACCCTTATCTTCTTCTGCATATCCGTGATGTACGTGATGGCATCCGCAAGTAGCGAAGCCTTGTCCATCTTGGAGATGTTAGGCACCACAGCTCTCAAAGCGTAGAATCTCTGGTTCAGCTTCTCCCTCCTCTGCCTTTCAGCTTCCACGTGGTTCAAGGCCTCTTCTCTTCCGTTTGCCGGCTTCCTCCCTCTCTTCCTCGGCCTCTGCTCGTCGGTTAGATACAACGCCGCCTCGTCTTTCCCGTACACTTGATTCGAACCTCCCACCTCATAGGCCTCCAAGGAGAAGCCAGTATCATCCTCAACCTTAGGTGAGAAGTTAATACTCATGGACCGCGGTTTCGACCCGCCGAGGCTTAGCTGACGACCAAAGATCTTAGGAGCTTCTTTAGTTTTTACAAAGTCGGATCCACCAAACACAGACTTCACCATCTCAACCACACTCTTATCCTCTGGGATCAGTTTAAGTGAGCCAAGCTCCACAACACCACAGTTCACTGGTACAGACAAGACAGTCTTGAAACCAGCAGATCTAGCTAAAAAGGACCTAACCCTGTAATAACTCAAGCAGCTAGGCAGATCTGCAGCCCAGAGCGGCTTCCCAGAGACATAAGTTCCAGCAGGACCGTACTTATTCGAATCACACCTAAACGAAAAGTAGAGAGACGCCAAGTAAAACATGTCGAGATCAGTGAGAGGACCCTGTTTCACCAGATCCGAACCGACAAAGGACAAGTGGAGCTTGCTAAGCACACGCCTTTTGGTCTCGTCTTGCTCGTCTCCCGAGTTACCCTTTACGACACGGCAGTGGCCGTCTCCCCAGATCAAGACGCAACCGTCGGAGCTGTTGACGTTGGAAGCTAGCCAGAAGATGGCGTAGTCCCAGTCAGAGCCTTCGACGACGTGGCGGAGGCCTTGCTGGAGATTGGGATCAGTTGGAGGAGGGGGGAGTAGCTTGGTGAGGGAAGAAGCGGATGAGATGAAAAAGTCGCAAGCTTCGGAGCCTATGGTGGATTCCACCATGGCTCGATCTTCTTGATTGTCCCAGAACTTTTGACCCATTGATTCTCCTGAAACATTCATTGGAACGCGTTAAAGTAGAATCAAAGAAAATTAAGGTGTGAGTTGAAATCAGCCGCTTACAAGGAGATggaagaaggaggaggaggattcaGGTGTTTCTTGTTGGGACACCGAGTTTAGGGTTTGCTGATGTTGAAGGTAAagcctttttttaaaaaaaaaaagctcttaTCTTTCAATTCAATTGCCGAGGAAGTAGAGACTCAAGATGAAGACAAAACCTGAGCTTGTTTCACTCAGATCTGTCCTGACTTCTTCTGAAATTGACGAAGAAGAAACGAGGAAGATGCGAGAATGGGAAGGGGGTTGACTCGTGctgaataaaaaaacatttccgCTTTTCAATTGAAACTGTGAGAATCCGGTTCGGTTCGACTAAACCGAAGACGAGTTTGTTAAGTTGTTAGGCGAAACTCTATAAGCCTAATGCCGGATAGTCGGATATAGGTCCGGGAGTTCGGGTCTCCAGATCGGATTCAGAGCAGTTTCTTTCGGGTCTGAGTCTTTTGGATCCTAGATATTTGGATCTAATaggtatttataaatttttggttcgggttcggatcggttcttcTCGGATCTGGGTCAGTTCGGATCTATAATTAAAGTACTTGTAAAATATCTGTAATTTTTGGATCcagatcgggttcgggtatttaggatctAAAAAAGACATGAAATACGTAAACTCTATCAAATTTAGTAGATGTTTGTTATATAGATCTAAATTTttgcaaaataacttaaattaaattaaaataaaacatttttaaactctaaattttacatttaaagctttatattatttaaaaactagggtcggcccgggctacgcccgggttttttgttttaattttaattttgattatatatttagtacgtttatttaatatataaattttaaaatttattataagaatataaatagctatagacaaatataaaatatataattttaaatcattCATTGCTTTTTGCTCacacaatttaaaaattttagtatccaattatttttattggaaattatatataaggtGAAGAgcagaatgaaaaaaaaaatgaattaaattcTAATTATAGTATTTAATTGGTTAAATTGTAGACATGTGTTATttcacttaaaataaaaaaggtcgGTCCGCGCGCGGATTATATATTtcaatttgttatatatattaattattttttatttttttattacttttctgatatgtttttgatatttataatatattttattacaatattagtaggtaaagataatataaatactcattattttaagtaaaactaaattatatctcttattcaaataaattcattaaaaaaagtaaataaaatgcattatttatttacatgtTAAATGTCCTCAATATATTCATCTCATGTATGTTTTTTAGTGTGTTACTTCCCCCACATTGTTGAagatttaaaacttaaaattgtGATAAAAATTGGTAAGGAATACATTTGTGAGTGACTTATATGCACAGACGATTgttataacttttatttttaagaaaattgaaaAGTTTTGTGTTTATGAAATTTAAAGAGTTCCACTAACTCtttcttccatttttttaacttcttcaattattttattgtttactccgtatagttatatacttatatatctTATGTAGTTCTTTGTGCATGTTAGTCGAACCAATACGATGGAAGcacatatatatgaataatattGAGATTTCTCATTTCAAATTTAAGCAAGCTATACCTTCGTTTTAGTAGTTAGCCTTTACGATACTACTTGATCAAGtaaaagaaaataaccaaaGTTATGAGTCAGATGACCTTTTCAGTATATACCCAGTCATGCCTACTGAAATTCTACAACTCTCTGCTTTCTATCCATTTTTCAGCTTCCATGTCTTTGTGAGGCATTTCTTCaagaaaattcaatttttttatcaactccAATACCAGCCTAGCTCTGTCCAATCTATTCCATTATCATAACTACAAAACAGTCACCAACCActatatttcttcttcttaaacTATGAAACAATGTCGTAATTTCTTGTTCAATCTCAAACTATCAAGGCATATATGATGGtatagagaagaagaagtatGAATCTTAGTCCATGACTGCTGGTCTTCTTGCACGCATCAATTAAAGAACGTGTGAAACAGATGGATTAGCTAGATTTGCGGGCTATGAACTCCAGGAAGCTTAGCTTGCATTTGATCCCTCTTCTGAGGATTTTTCAGCTTCATCTTGCACATGTTATCTTTGGCACTTCATTAAAGACCATGTATGCATTCTACAAAAACCTTAGAATCAACATAAACTTGCATCTAAAATAAGCATTAGCAATCCTAAGACAGTCTTATTTCACTCTAGGTTGATGATTCCCAATTTATCAATGGAAAgaccagtaaaaaaaaaaaaaaaaaaaaaaaaagcatgacAATCGATGAAAACAAACAGTCCACATGCATGTTCTGcctcagatttaaaaatatataaattactatGGATCTTATAAAAACAGCTGAGAAATTGTACCTTGAGCATGACAATCGATGAAAGTCAAAAAGTCAAGAAATCATCCCCACAATTGCCGCTGCTACCTCTGTTATTCGAAAATTGTTGTTGACTTTGCAACTCCTTATTTTGAAAGGTGAAAATGCCACATGAGTTTAGCTGAAAATAACATACCTCACTAACACTATTGATAAGAAATTCTTCAAACAGGCGTACCAGCACAGATTTTATTTGGCTAGTAATGCACAGAACATCCCATAATTAAAGACTGCCAACCTCTCTTCCGCCCCACCTGTATTTAGTTATGCAAAAATATCAACTCTGAATCGAATTTGTTATATATGAGCacaattcttgtttttttttgcaacagATAGCTCATCGGCTCCATCCAGTATGTTTTTGTGTAAAGACTTTAAGCTGCTTCACTAACCCGTCTGTTTTCTAATATCTCAGGTACACATAAAGAAGGATTCTAACCCTCAATTCGTGATGCTGTTGTGTAGAGGAGTACTTGCAGTAACCCATgacctgaaaaatacaaaacacATATCTTAATGGTCAAAGCACTGCAGGAACTTTTGCTGCAGAAAGcatatgaataaaaaattttaGAGACTCCCTTTGACTGAATGTATAAATCATCGATCTGGAGCAAAACGTATAAGATTAAAAGCACCAAACGAAAATAATAGTTTATGTCTCTTGGAATGAAATAGATGATGCATATGCTAGAAGATGAGAACCCAATTAACTCAAAACCCATTATTATCACCACCGATGAACATCTCGAATTTTACAGGGAAAGATTGGCTTGCATTAACGTAGATATGGGGTGAGGttgttctttttcttaaaaaaatactttgagAAATGCAAGATATTCGTTTTCAATATCCCTCTCTGATATTTATCGATTCAAACTTAAACTTGTACACAATAAGCAATGTATTAGAGTATCAGAAGTATTTACCTTTGTTCCACCGGCTCAAACTCATGACTGATATTTTGGGATGTCGTCTTCTGCTATAGTTGTCAGCACTGCAACGACACGTTTTTCTGCCACAATGGCTAACACTGGCTCCGTCAAAGTAACGATCCCGAGTCGTCGGAAACCAAACTAAGAGGATTTGGAACAATCTTGTTTCACCTTAGAATAAAATACGATTGAAACAGGGAGAGCAATCAGAAGAGCTCAACGTTTTGGAGTTGACAACGAAATTCATCAGAATAAATATTGAATATTAAAAGAGATTTACAATGAGCGATGCACCTACAGGGAGAAGACGGCGAGATGATATCATTACAGTAAGCGATACACCAAATCTTCGGAAACCAATGTATAGCTATGAGGAATTGTGGGGATGTGTTAAAGGTGAACTTTATATAGGTGGAGATCCTCCGCATGTAAAAGATATAAGAGAGCACCACATTGTGTTGTTTATTGCTCACTGAATCATTCCTCTGTGTTAAATCAAAAGCTAACAGCAGTGCACTGTCTAGGGATGCCTTAGCCTAAGCATCGTTCTAGAGAAACTCCCAAATCAACAAAGATACCACCTTTAACTTTAAAGCTAAGATTTTGATTACCTTTTTGACGGATGGAGACCATGAAAGCATAAGCCCCAAGAACACAATGAAGAAAAGCGGTCCTCACAGATCCCAATCCCTAAGCGCCTTCACAGAACACAAACTCCCTATTCGGATTCAGAAACACCACCAGCTTCAGATTACTCACGATCATCGACAGATCCCTCTTCACAGTATCACACACCGGCTCCGTCAACGTGTTCGGCGGAGACCCGAACCCGCTCCCACCGATCGTCCTCGAACTTTCGAGATGCCGAAGTTACCTGCCGGCAGAAGCGATGGAGGGGCTGGAACGGGCGGCACTTTCTGGGAGGTGGAGGAGGAAGACGGCGGAAGCGGAGGGAGGCTGGATTGGACGAAGGGAGAGGAGGATGGGATGGGTACTGAGGGACGGATCGGGCTCGGTGGAAGAGCGGGGAGGATGGTTCCGGGACCTGATTGGAATCCGCCGTTCATCTTGTTCTCGATCTCGTCGATGTCTGATTGGTAAAGCTAAATCGTATCATTGTGAGACATTCCGAAATTTTGATTCCGATGCGTTTGGTTTCAGCCAGAGCTTTTTGATGTCCGTGAGATTTAGTTAATGAAACCCAGAGTTTCCAGATGGTTGGACACGTGTCAACAGCATAAGAGTCGACTTTCTGATGTGGATCCTAGCTGGCATCACAGGAGAGAagcaacatttttttatataattagatattacaaaataataacaaataatgtcaataaaagatatttcaactaaatcataaaataatatataactagattttgatccgcgcttaaaagcgcgggatttttttattgataaacTTATTATTTGTTAGTTCACTAATATGTTTAAAGCTACGTGTTCGGTTTCGATTCAGTTCTTTTTAGGGTTCTAGTTCGGTTTCGATtcgatttttgatttttgattttttttattcaagaaatatagaaactgtttagttatttataagtttgagtttggttttggtttagttGTTTaggtttttagtttgttttagataccaattttaaaaacatgttAAAATCTTGAGTTCAATTCGGTTCTGGTTTGGTTCTCGATTTAAAGATAATCTTAAATAATTCAGGTAaaagtcatatttttatttttggataaaatatcagataattcagataaatttaaatatttcttataaGAATATTTGAGTGGTTCAGTTTTTTTAGTATTAATAATTCACATTTTTATTCACATTTTTGAGTGATTCACATTTTTTTAGTATTAAGTATACTATTGTACAGATGAAAACATTTGTGATTGTTATAGCGGTTTTGTACCTTGTGTGGATGTGAAGTATTAACGAACCTATATTGATTGAACCATTTTATTAAGGGGAATTAGTTGAaccattttgtaaatatattaaggTAGACAAAATTTCACTAACCATATATTTTATACAGCAGtatatgtatttattattttcaggaTTTAGAGCTTAGGATTATCCTTCCACATATATACACATTGAGGGACACTGC comes from the Brassica rapa cultivar Chiifu-401-42 chromosome A01, CAAS_Brap_v3.01, whole genome shotgun sequence genome and includes:
- the LOC103869681 gene encoding protein NAR1, whose product is MSDKFSPTLRLGDLNDFIAPSQACVISLKGSKKPLDKKPDRPQVVLTPKQQLEPVKISLKDCLACSGCITSAETVMLEKQSLDEFLSALTKGKDVIVSLSPQSRASIAVHYDISPLQVFKKLTTFLKSLGVKAVFDTSCSRDLVLIEACNEFVNRFKQASSDDGENAQSPLPILSSACPGWICYAEKTLGSFVLPYVSSVKSPQQAIGAAIKHHLCQALGLRLEEIYHVTVMPCYDKKLEAARDDFVFGDNLTEVDSVLTTGEILDLLKLKGVDFKDLEESPLDRLLTNVTEEGHLYGVAGSSGGYAETIFRHAAKALFGHTIEGPLEFKTLRNSDFRELTLELEGKTVLKFATCYGFQNLQNIVRKLKTRKCDYQYVEIMACPAGCLNGGGQIKPKTGQTPKELINSLEATYMNDTALSTDPFQNPIAKRLYDEWLHEPSSSEAKKYLHTQYHAVVKSVTAQLNNW
- the LOC103869671 gene encoding transcription factor bHLH3 encodes the protein MGQKFWDNQEDRAMVESTIGSEACDFFISSASSLTKLLPPPPTDPNLQQGLRHVVEGSDWDYAIFWLASNVNSSDGCVLIWGDGHCRVVKGNSGDEQDETKRRVLSKLHLSFVGSDLVKQGPLTDLDMFYLASLYFSFRCDSNKYGPAGTYVSGKPLWAADLPSCLSYYRVRSFLARSAGFKTVLSVPVNCGVVELGSLKLIPEDKSVVEMVKSVFGGSDFVKTKEAPKIFGRQLSLGGSKPRSMSINFSPKVEDDTGFSLEAYEVGGSNQVYGKDEAALYLTDEQRPRKRGRKPANGREEALNHVEAERQRREKLNQRFYALRAVVPNISKMDKASLLADAITYITDMQKKIRVYETEKQVMKRRESNQITPAEVDYQQRQDDAVVRVSCPLENHPVSKVIQVFKENEVTPHDANVAVTEEGVVHTFTLRPQGGCTAEQLKDKLLTSLAQ